A single region of the Bacillus cereus genome encodes:
- a CDS encoding Mrp/NBP35 family ATP-binding protein, with translation MVTKEQVVEALEGIVDPFLHKTLKETNAIKEVTVKPEKEHVSVKIAIVKTGTAEQMQLQSGIVKLVKELGATTVGLRFAEFTEEELAQFAPPQEEEKSESLLSPNSHTTFLAVASGKGGVGKSTVSVNLAIALARLGKKVGIIDADIYGFSVPDMMGIEKRPIVRGDKIIPVERLGVKVISMGFFVEDNAPVIWRGPMLGKMLNHFFTEVEWGDLDYLVLDLPPGTGDVALDLHSMLPACKEIIVTTPHPTAAFVAARAGAMALRTEHSILGVVENMAYFESKATGEKEYVFGRGGGDKLATELQTDVLGRIPLQQPDWNKEDFAPSVYEDTHTTGLIYRSIAETVIDKTAVTQK, from the coding sequence ATGGTAACAAAAGAGCAGGTAGTGGAAGCGTTGGAAGGGATTGTAGATCCGTTTTTACATAAAACGTTAAAAGAAACAAATGCAATTAAAGAGGTAACAGTCAAGCCTGAGAAGGAACATGTAAGTGTTAAAATTGCAATTGTAAAAACAGGTACAGCGGAACAAATGCAGTTGCAGTCTGGAATTGTAAAGTTAGTAAAAGAACTTGGGGCAACAACAGTTGGACTTCGTTTTGCAGAATTTACAGAAGAGGAATTAGCTCAGTTTGCACCACCGCAAGAGGAAGAGAAAAGTGAATCTTTATTATCACCGAACTCACATACAACATTTTTAGCAGTGGCAAGTGGAAAAGGTGGAGTAGGGAAATCGACTGTTTCCGTTAACCTTGCAATTGCTTTAGCTCGTTTAGGGAAAAAGGTCGGTATCATTGACGCGGATATTTACGGTTTTAGTGTACCGGATATGATGGGTATAGAGAAACGTCCAATCGTAAGAGGGGATAAGATAATACCGGTGGAGCGTCTAGGTGTGAAAGTGATCTCAATGGGATTCTTTGTAGAAGATAACGCACCAGTTATTTGGAGAGGACCGATGCTTGGGAAAATGTTAAATCACTTTTTCACAGAAGTAGAATGGGGTGATTTAGATTACTTAGTATTGGATTTACCACCAGGTACGGGTGATGTTGCTTTAGATCTGCATTCGATGTTGCCGGCTTGCAAAGAGATTATTGTAACAACGCCGCATCCAACAGCTGCATTTGTAGCAGCGCGTGCTGGAGCTATGGCTTTACGTACAGAACATAGTATTCTTGGTGTTGTTGAAAATATGGCGTATTTTGAAAGTAAAGCAACTGGTGAAAAAGAGTATGTGTTTGGAAGAGGTGGAGGAGATAAATTAGCTACGGAACTCCAAACAGATGTGCTTGGTCGAATTCCACTTCAACAACCGGATTGGAATAAAGAGGACTTTGCGCCGTCAGTATATGAAGATACACATACAACTGGTCTTATTTATCGTTCGATAGCTGAGACAGTTATTGATAAAACAGCTGTTACACAAAAGTAA
- the rocF gene encoding arginase, with amino-acid sequence MKKEISVIGVPMDLGQMRRGVDMGPSAIRYAGVIERIEQIGYDVKDLGDICIEREKEVDENTKLRNLTQVATVCNELASKVDHIIEEGRFPLVLGGDHSIAIGTLAGVAKHYKNLGVIWYDAHGDLNTEETSPSGNIHGMSLAASLGYGHPTLVDLYEAYPKVKKENVVIIGARALDEGEKDFIRDEGIKVFSMHEIDRMGMTAVMEETIAYLSHTDGVHLSLDLDGLDPHDAPGVGTPVIGGLSYRESHLAMEMLAEADIVTSAEFVEVNTILDERNRTATTAVALMGSLFGEKLK; translated from the coding sequence ATGAAAAAAGAAATCTCAGTTATTGGAGTTCCAATGGATTTAGGACAGATGCGTCGCGGGGTTGATATGGGACCAAGCGCGATCCGTTATGCAGGGGTAATTGAAAGAATTGAACAAATTGGATATGACGTTAAAGATTTGGGAGATATATGTATTGAGAGAGAAAAAGAAGTAGATGAAAATACAAAATTAAGAAACCTTACACAAGTTGCAACTGTATGTAATGAATTAGCAAGTAAGGTTGATCATATTATAGAAGAAGGTCGTTTTCCACTTGTATTAGGCGGTGACCATAGTATTGCTATCGGTACGCTAGCTGGTGTAGCGAAACATTATAAAAATTTAGGTGTTATTTGGTATGATGCACATGGTGATTTAAATACAGAAGAGACTTCACCATCTGGAAATATTCACGGTATGTCACTTGCTGCAAGTTTAGGCTATGGACATCCGACGCTTGTAGACTTATATGAAGCATATCCAAAGGTGAAAAAAGAGAACGTTGTAATTATCGGTGCACGTGCATTGGATGAAGGAGAAAAAGACTTTATTCGCGATGAAGGCATTAAAGTATTCTCAATGCATGAAATCGATCGTATGGGTATGACGGCTGTTATGGAAGAAACAATTGCGTATTTATCTCATACGGATGGTGTCCATTTATCATTAGATCTAGATGGGCTTGATCCTCATGACGCACCAGGAGTTGGAACACCTGTAATTGGCGGTCTATCTTATCGTGAAAGCCACTTAGCGATGGAGATGTTAGCAGAAGCTGATATTGTTACATCTGCTGAGTTTGTTGAAGTAAATACAATTTTAGATGAGAGAAACAGAACAGCAACAACAGCGGTTGCTTTAATGGGTTCTTTATTCGGTGAAAAACTGAAATAA
- the cwlD gene encoding N-acetylmuramoyl-L-alanine amidase CwlD translates to MKRIRIISFALAAVVLFFLVKQEFQITKSWRAWNLPLSGKVIVLDAGHGGPDGGAVGGKDIVEKDITLEITKKVQDYLQEQGALVILTREGDYDLANKDTKSYSRRKAEDLKKRVEIINKPDVDFFASIHLNALTSGGSKGAQTFYYRSLIENERAAKFIQAELRTSLENTNRSAKTIPHVYLLKYAKKPGALIEAGFLSNVNERYMLNSEKYQQKVAAAIYRGILRYFTEKGNPPE, encoded by the coding sequence ATGAAGAGAATTCGAATTATCTCTTTTGCGCTCGCTGCGGTTGTTTTGTTTTTTTTAGTCAAACAAGAATTTCAAATTACAAAATCGTGGCGAGCTTGGAATTTGCCCTTATCAGGGAAAGTGATCGTGCTAGACGCTGGGCATGGTGGTCCAGACGGAGGGGCTGTTGGTGGAAAGGATATTGTAGAAAAAGATATTACGCTCGAGATTACAAAAAAAGTACAAGATTATTTACAAGAACAAGGTGCGTTAGTTATTTTAACTCGTGAAGGAGATTATGATTTAGCTAACAAAGATACAAAGTCATATAGTAGGCGTAAAGCAGAGGACTTAAAAAAGCGTGTAGAGATTATTAATAAGCCTGATGTAGACTTTTTTGCAAGCATTCATTTAAACGCTCTAACTAGCGGTGGATCTAAAGGCGCACAAACGTTCTATTACCGTTCTTTAATTGAAAATGAACGGGCTGCGAAATTTATACAGGCTGAATTGAGAACGAGCTTAGAAAATACGAATCGTTCTGCTAAAACAATTCCTCACGTGTACTTATTGAAGTATGCTAAAAAACCGGGTGCTTTAATTGAGGCTGGCTTTTTGTCGAATGTGAATGAAAGGTATATGCTAAATTCGGAGAAGTATCAGCAAAAAGTAGCAGCTGCAATATATCGTGGTATATTACGTTATTTCACAGAAAAAGGAAATCCTCCGGAATAA
- a CDS encoding YbaK family protein, with the protein MNVIVSLQEKQKEKQLKYERKMLRELSLKTLRSNIRDAFQMQELHRQYEDYCIELGIESYLLGARYSKFGYYGESFFDVKYRALEEEQQLTETLFQFLTSMTMREIKLQDEELLFESCQQFIGLWWQEGYEKGERRYRLKLH; encoded by the coding sequence ATGAATGTCATTGTCAGCTTACAAGAAAAGCAAAAAGAAAAGCAGTTAAAATACGAGCGTAAGATGCTGCGAGAATTATCATTAAAAACATTGCGCTCAAATATTCGTGATGCCTTTCAGATGCAAGAACTTCATCGTCAGTATGAAGATTATTGTATTGAACTAGGGATAGAATCTTATTTATTAGGAGCGAGATACAGTAAATTTGGTTATTATGGTGAATCATTTTTTGATGTGAAATATAGAGCCTTAGAAGAAGAGCAACAATTAACTGAAACATTATTTCAATTTTTAACAAGTATGACTATGCGTGAAATTAAATTGCAAGACGAGGAATTACTTTTTGAATCTTGCCAGCAGTTTATCGGCCTGTGGTGGCAGGAAGGGTATGAAAAAGGTGAACGAAGATATCGATTAAAGCTACACTAA
- the pdaB gene encoding polysaccharide deacetylase family sporulation protein PdaB, with product MFFFFITSKRTFKHISLIVVLSLFTAWLLFLKTYSHESAFSTATGPKVIYKGDTAKKQVAFTFDISWGDKKAIPILNTLKEREIKNATFFLSAAWAERHPDIVERIMKDGHEIGSMGYNYTSYNSLEANEIRRDLLRAQDVFTKLGVKQVKLLRPPSGDFNKTTLKIAESLGYTVVHWSNNSNDWKNPGVNKIVSTVSSNLKGGDIVLLHASDSALQTNKALPLLLQKLKSDGYEQTSVSQLISNTSTKSEDIK from the coding sequence ATGTTTTTCTTTTTTATTACGAGTAAAAGAACATTTAAACACATTAGCTTAATAGTCGTACTTTCCTTATTTACGGCATGGCTGCTCTTTTTAAAAACATATTCACATGAATCTGCTTTTTCAACTGCTACTGGCCCTAAAGTGATTTACAAAGGGGACACCGCAAAAAAACAAGTTGCATTCACGTTTGACATTAGTTGGGGAGATAAAAAAGCTATTCCAATCCTTAATACACTCAAAGAAAGAGAAATTAAGAATGCAACCTTCTTTCTCTCTGCTGCATGGGCCGAAAGACACCCTGATATTGTCGAACGAATCATGAAAGATGGACATGAGATTGGTAGTATGGGCTATAATTACACATCCTACAATTCACTAGAAGCAAATGAAATACGAAGAGATCTTTTGCGAGCGCAAGATGTTTTTACGAAACTTGGCGTAAAACAAGTCAAGCTATTACGCCCACCTAGTGGCGACTTTAACAAAACAACCCTTAAAATAGCAGAATCACTCGGATACACCGTCGTTCATTGGAGTAACAATTCAAATGACTGGAAAAATCCCGGCGTAAATAAAATCGTTTCCACAGTCTCTAGCAATTTAAAGGGTGGAGATATCGTCTTATTACACGCTTCTGATTCTGCTCTTCAAACAAATAAGGCTTTACCATTACTCTTACAAAAATTAAAGAGCGACGGATATGAACAAACATCTGTATCACAACTTATTTCCAACACAAGTACGAAAAGCGAAGATATTAAGTAG
- the kbaA gene encoding KinB signaling pathway activation protein KbaA, with translation MNSRKWVRLFFTTLFLGGISTVLIGFVLEWDKYAKFFQNFDGKEILAISFWLMGVGFIFSVISQMGFFAYLTIHRFGLGMFRSSALWNTVQLFFIAFVLFDFVYLRSVLIANGEVSLGNNILVAGMLFVFGAIVAYIKSKETNKKAFVPALFFMVVVTILEWVPALRINDTDWLYLMVIPLLLCNAYQLLVLHRLIGQKSKSA, from the coding sequence GTGAATAGCCGCAAGTGGGTACGACTATTTTTTACGACGTTATTTCTGGGTGGGATTAGCACAGTCTTAATTGGATTTGTTTTAGAGTGGGACAAGTACGCTAAATTTTTTCAAAATTTCGACGGAAAAGAGATTTTAGCAATTTCTTTTTGGTTGATGGGCGTAGGATTTATTTTTAGTGTTATAAGTCAAATGGGGTTCTTTGCGTATTTAACAATCCATCGTTTTGGATTAGGGATGTTTCGGTCATCGGCTTTATGGAATACGGTGCAACTCTTCTTTATTGCGTTCGTATTGTTTGATTTCGTTTATTTAAGGTCAGTACTTATTGCGAATGGGGAAGTTTCATTAGGGAATAACATACTTGTTGCGGGGATGTTATTTGTATTTGGAGCAATTGTCGCATACATAAAGAGTAAAGAAACGAATAAAAAAGCATTTGTGCCCGCTCTGTTCTTTATGGTTGTTGTAACAATTCTTGAATGGGTACCAGCGCTCCGGATTAATGACACAGATTGGTTATATTTAATGGTGATACCACTTCTATTATGTAATGCATATCAGTTACTTGTATTGCATCGTTTAATTGGACAAAAGAGTAAGTCAGCTTAA
- the cdaA gene encoding diadenylate cyclase CdaA, whose protein sequence is MPFEDTTILKYLSTALDIAVVWFIIYKLILIIRGTKAVQLLKGITVIIVVRMISILLELHTLYWLTEQVLTWGFLAVIIIFQPELRRALEQLGRGSLFSRVGTHEEDEPEIVATAIAKATEYMGKRRIGALITLSKETGMGDYVETGIPLNANVSSELLINIFIPNTPLHDGAVIMQGSTIKAAACYLPLSESPFISKELGTRHRAAMGVSEVTDSITVVVSEETGQISLTKNGELHRDLKTEQLKDMLLAEFSGNEKTTSSSLWNWRRKRHG, encoded by the coding sequence ATGCCTTTTGAAGATACGACCATTTTGAAATATCTTAGTACGGCATTAGATATTGCTGTTGTATGGTTTATTATATATAAGCTAATTCTTATAATCCGGGGCACGAAGGCTGTTCAACTTTTAAAAGGTATTACAGTTATTATTGTCGTCCGGATGATCAGTATTTTACTTGAATTGCATACGCTATATTGGCTAACGGAACAAGTATTAACGTGGGGATTCCTAGCTGTTATTATTATCTTCCAGCCAGAATTGCGAAGAGCACTTGAGCAGCTAGGACGAGGTAGTCTGTTTTCGCGTGTGGGAACTCACGAGGAAGATGAACCTGAAATTGTTGCAACAGCGATAGCGAAAGCTACGGAATATATGGGAAAACGTAGAATAGGTGCATTAATTACGTTGTCAAAAGAGACTGGGATGGGTGACTATGTGGAAACGGGTATTCCGCTGAACGCAAATGTGTCATCAGAACTACTCATTAATATTTTTATCCCTAATACCCCTCTTCATGATGGAGCAGTAATTATGCAGGGAAGTACAATTAAAGCAGCAGCATGTTATCTTCCGCTATCAGAAAGTCCGTTTATTTCTAAGGAGTTAGGAACAAGGCATCGCGCTGCAATGGGAGTTAGTGAAGTTACTGATAGTATTACAGTAGTTGTGTCGGAAGAAACGGGTCAAATTTCTTTAACGAAAAACGGTGAGTTACATCGTGATTTGAAGACAGAGCAGCTGAAGGATATGTTGTTAGCAGAATTTAGTGGGAACGAAAAAACGACTTCTTCGTCTTTATGGAATTGGAGGAGAAAGCGTCATGGATAA
- the rplM gene encoding 50S ribosomal protein L13 encodes MRTTFMAKANEVERKWYVVDAEGQTLGRLSTEVASILRGKNKPTFTPHVDTGDHVIIINAEKIHLTGNKLNDKIYYRHTNHPGGLKQRTALEMRTNYPVQMLELAIKGMLPKGRLGRQVSKKLNVYAGAEHPHQAQKPEVYELRG; translated from the coding sequence ATGCGTACGACTTTTATGGCAAAAGCTAACGAAGTTGAGCGTAAATGGTATGTGGTTGATGCTGAAGGTCAAACTTTAGGTCGCCTATCTACTGAAGTAGCATCCATTTTACGTGGTAAAAACAAACCTACATTTACACCACACGTTGACACGGGTGATCATGTAATTATTATTAACGCTGAGAAAATTCATTTAACAGGTAATAAATTAAACGATAAAATTTACTACCGTCACACTAACCACCCAGGTGGACTTAAGCAAAGAACAGCTCTAGAAATGCGTACAAACTACCCTGTACAAATGTTAGAGCTTGCAATTAAAGGGATGCTTCCAAAAGGACGTTTAGGACGTCAAGTATCTAAGAAATTAAACGTGTATGCTGGAGCAGAGCATCCACACCAAGCACAAAAACCAGAAGTTTACGAACTTCGCGGATAA
- the rpsI gene encoding 30S ribosomal protein S9 — MAQVQYYGTGRRKSSVARVRLVPGEGRVIINGRDFENYIPFAALREVVKQPLVATETLGNYDVLVNVNGGGYTGQAGAIRHGISRALLKADPEYRLTLKRAGLLTRDARMKERKKYGLKGARRAPQFSKR, encoded by the coding sequence TTGGCACAGGTTCAATACTATGGCACTGGACGTCGTAAGAGTTCAGTAGCGCGCGTGCGCCTAGTTCCAGGCGAAGGACGCGTTATCATTAACGGTCGTGATTTTGAAAACTATATCCCATTTGCTGCATTACGTGAAGTAGTGAAACAACCTCTAGTTGCAACAGAAACTTTAGGTAACTACGATGTACTTGTAAACGTAAATGGTGGTGGATACACTGGTCAAGCTGGTGCTATTCGTCACGGTATTTCTCGCGCTTTATTAAAAGCTGATCCAGAATACCGTCTAACACTAAAACGTGCAGGTCTATTAACTCGTGACGCACGTATGAAAGAGCGTAAAAAATACGGTCTTAAAGGCGCACGTCGTGCACCTCAGTTCTCAAAACGTTAA
- a CDS encoding YbbR-like domain-containing protein, whose translation MDKLMENHWFLKGISLLLACMLFMSATLTEKNTTASILPFVNETKETLTDYPITIKYDEEKYIVSGIPPGGVKVKLEGPKASVAATKAKSQFNIPVDLRDSRVGTYEVSLKANGLPDDVKGTVQPSTIKVTLHEKAKKYVHVDLKLSNEDQMPAGSTIEKSSIKPDTVEVVGTKEEIESISSAKAYIDLKGVNKTVTKTADVTLYNKEGKRLNVKTSPSKISVTVNVVTQPTANNVEKTVPLTYSKKGNLPEGLAVTNINVEPKEVTIAGPKDILDNIQSIEGVEVDLSQLTDSTTFDASVLLPKGVTSAKPNQVKVSVGVQKVKQTKSKTIEGIPIQKNGIPNDVTAQLLSPQDGKISVDISGEASIVDKITAAQITAAINLQNVSPGTKDVSIQVSGPGNISIEPKQKGAKVTIVKKEKPDKEVQGNIEQPDPANNKENQTEKPKNPEPDPEKDQGKDKEKDKENGQETSQEPTVDNHKEHEKGANNNG comes from the coding sequence ATGGATAAGCTAATGGAGAATCATTGGTTTTTAAAAGGAATCTCATTACTATTGGCGTGTATGCTTTTTATGTCAGCAACTTTAACCGAAAAAAATACGACAGCGAGTATATTACCTTTCGTAAATGAAACGAAAGAAACATTAACTGATTATCCCATTACTATTAAGTATGATGAAGAGAAGTATATTGTAAGTGGTATTCCACCAGGTGGAGTCAAGGTGAAGTTAGAAGGCCCAAAAGCATCGGTCGCTGCAACAAAAGCAAAAAGCCAATTTAATATACCAGTTGATTTGCGAGACAGTCGAGTAGGAACCTATGAAGTTTCTTTAAAAGCGAACGGGCTTCCAGATGATGTGAAAGGGACAGTTCAACCATCAACAATTAAAGTCACTCTTCATGAAAAAGCGAAAAAGTATGTTCATGTGGATTTGAAATTATCAAATGAAGATCAGATGCCAGCAGGTTCTACTATTGAGAAATCGAGTATTAAGCCCGACACTGTTGAAGTAGTTGGAACAAAAGAAGAAATAGAAAGTATTTCATCTGCTAAGGCATATATCGACTTAAAAGGCGTGAATAAAACTGTTACAAAAACAGCAGACGTTACATTGTACAATAAAGAAGGGAAACGTTTAAATGTAAAAACGAGTCCATCTAAAATAAGTGTAACCGTGAATGTAGTGACACAACCTACAGCAAATAACGTCGAAAAAACAGTACCTCTAACATATTCGAAAAAAGGGAATTTGCCAGAGGGTTTAGCTGTTACAAATATTAATGTTGAACCAAAAGAGGTAACGATAGCAGGTCCAAAAGACATTTTGGATAATATACAATCTATAGAGGGGGTCGAGGTAGATCTTAGTCAATTGACGGATTCTACAACATTCGATGCCTCTGTTTTATTGCCAAAAGGTGTGACAAGTGCAAAACCAAATCAAGTGAAGGTTTCTGTAGGGGTACAAAAGGTAAAACAAACGAAAAGTAAAACTATAGAGGGTATCCCGATTCAAAAAAATGGAATTCCGAATGATGTTACTGCTCAGCTACTTTCGCCACAGGATGGAAAGATAAGCGTTGATATTTCAGGAGAAGCAAGTATAGTAGATAAAATAACAGCTGCTCAAATAACAGCTGCGATTAATCTGCAAAATGTATCTCCGGGGACGAAGGATGTTTCTATTCAAGTGAGCGGTCCTGGTAATATTTCGATAGAACCAAAACAAAAAGGTGCTAAAGTCACAATTGTGAAGAAAGAAAAACCAGATAAAGAAGTACAGGGTAATATTGAACAACCAGATCCAGCAAACAATAAAGAAAATCAAACTGAAAAACCAAAAAATCCGGAACCGGATCCAGAAAAGGATCAGGGAAAAGATAAAGAAAAAGATAAAGAAAATGGCCAAGAAACGAGCCAAGAACCAACAGTAGATAATCACAAAGAGCATGAAAAAGGAGCGAATAATAATGGGTAA
- a CDS encoding glycerate kinase, giving the protein MKVVIASDSYKESLKAMEACEAIERGFAAVFPKAEYVKVPIGDGGEGTVESLVGATMGEIISLNVTGPLGESVQAFYGMSKDKETAFIEMAAASGLQHVPIEKRNPLITTTKGTGELILHALDQGVKHIILGLGGSATNDGGAGMLSALGTRFINRKGEVIEPSGGTLNLITTVDLSRIDSRLKDLKLEAACDVDNPLVGASGASFVFARQKGANVEMMKELDENLKHYANILKQHVSLDVSEIPGAGAAGGMGAAVVAVLKGQLRKGIEIVLDYTNFDKCIEGADLIVTGEGRIDEQTAYGKAPVGVAKRAKYRHIPVIAIGGSVSSNYTTVYEKGIDAVFSITASPMTLEEAYKRAEENIEMTARNIATVWKLASEKRF; this is encoded by the coding sequence ATGAAAGTTGTCATTGCATCTGATTCATATAAAGAAAGTTTGAAAGCTATGGAGGCATGTGAAGCTATTGAAAGAGGTTTTGCAGCAGTTTTTCCTAAAGCAGAGTACGTTAAAGTACCAATTGGAGATGGAGGTGAAGGAACGGTCGAATCTCTTGTTGGTGCTACAATGGGAGAAATTATATCACTTAATGTGACAGGGCCGCTTGGAGAGAGCGTGCAAGCCTTTTATGGTATGTCTAAGGATAAGGAGACAGCATTTATTGAAATGGCAGCAGCATCAGGATTACAACACGTTCCAATTGAAAAGAGAAACCCACTTATTACAACAACAAAAGGGACAGGTGAACTTATATTACATGCATTAGATCAAGGAGTGAAACACATTATTTTAGGACTTGGAGGAAGTGCTACAAATGATGGTGGGGCTGGTATGCTATCCGCTTTAGGTACAAGGTTTATAAACAGGAAAGGTGAAGTAATAGAACCCTCTGGAGGGACATTAAATTTGATTACTACTGTTGATCTTTCTAGGATTGATTCACGCCTAAAGGATTTAAAGTTAGAAGCAGCGTGTGATGTAGATAACCCTTTAGTTGGAGCTAGCGGGGCATCTTTTGTATTTGCGAGACAAAAGGGCGCAAATGTAGAGATGATGAAAGAGCTAGATGAGAATTTAAAACATTATGCTAATATACTTAAACAACATGTATCTTTAGATGTATCTGAAATACCGGGGGCGGGGGCAGCTGGAGGAATGGGAGCAGCTGTCGTTGCGGTGCTAAAGGGGCAGTTAAGAAAAGGAATTGAAATTGTATTAGATTATACAAATTTTGATAAGTGTATAGAGGGCGCCGATCTGATTGTAACTGGTGAGGGAAGAATAGATGAACAAACAGCGTATGGAAAAGCTCCTGTTGGTGTCGCGAAGCGGGCGAAATATCGTCATATTCCTGTAATTGCTATTGGTGGATCTGTATCCTCGAATTATACGACTGTTTACGAAAAGGGAATTGATGCAGTGTTTAGTATTACAGCGAGTCCAATGACATTAGAAGAAGCATATAAAAGGGCAGAAGAGAATATCGAAATGACAGCAAGAAATATTGCAACAGTGTGGAAATTAGCATCAGAAAAACGCTTCTAA
- the gerD gene encoding spore germination lipoprotein GerD, with protein sequence MKRLLLVLISSFLFIALVACAQEKEAKSELDYDQTKKMIVDILKTDQGKKAIQDVLTDEKMKQALILDETVVKKTIEDAMVSEKGQQFWGKLFKDPEFSSKFAKSMGKEQTNLMKTLLKDPEYQSGVIEIMKNPEVEKIMLQTMKSKEYRQYLQQVLTETAESPLFQAKMIDIISKGVQKAEKGGSDKKGAGGEGGSQGGNKEQ encoded by the coding sequence ATGAAACGGCTGCTGCTCGTTTTGATTTCTTCTTTTCTATTTATCGCACTAGTGGCATGTGCACAAGAAAAAGAAGCAAAATCCGAACTTGATTATGATCAAACAAAAAAAATGATTGTTGATATTTTAAAAACAGACCAAGGAAAAAAAGCGATCCAGGATGTATTAACTGATGAAAAAATGAAACAAGCACTCATACTAGATGAAACAGTAGTAAAGAAAACGATTGAAGATGCGATGGTATCCGAAAAAGGGCAACAATTCTGGGGAAAACTCTTTAAAGACCCTGAGTTCTCATCGAAATTTGCTAAAAGTATGGGAAAAGAACAAACAAACTTAATGAAAACTTTACTAAAAGACCCTGAATACCAGTCAGGTGTTATAGAGATTATGAAAAATCCTGAAGTAGAAAAAATTATGTTACAAACAATGAAGAGTAAAGAGTATCGTCAATATTTACAACAAGTACTAACCGAAACTGCCGAAAGTCCACTCTTCCAGGCTAAGATGATTGACATCATTAGTAAAGGTGTACAAAAAGCTGAAAAAGGCGGGTCTGATAAAAAAGGTGCAGGCGGTGAAGGTGGTTCTCAAGGTGGGAACAAAGAACAATAA